The following coding sequences lie in one Rutidosis leptorrhynchoides isolate AG116_Rl617_1_P2 chromosome 6, CSIRO_AGI_Rlap_v1, whole genome shotgun sequence genomic window:
- the LOC139856146 gene encoding membrane protein PM19L-like translates to MANGQMRSVASLLMVLNFCMYAILLGIGGWAMNRAIDHGFIIGPGFDLPAHFSPIYFPMGNAATGFFVTFTLIAAVVGVASILVGFNHYRLWDSSSRPAAVSSALIAWALTVLAMGFAWKEIDIAGRNARLRTMEAFTIILSATQLIYVAALYG, encoded by the exons ATGGCTAACGGGCAAATGAGATCGGTAGCCTCACTCCTTATGGTCTTAAACTTTTGTATGTATGCCATTCTTTTAGGCATTGGTGGTTGGGCTATGAATCGAGCCATTGACCATGGTTTCATCATAG GTCCAGGATTTGATTTACCTGCTCATTTCTCGCCAATTTACTTCCCAATGGGAAATGCAGCCACTGGTTTCTTTGTAACATTCACGTTGATTGCGGCTGTTGTTGGCGTTGCATCAATTTTAGTTGGATTCAATCATTATCGTTTATGGGATTCAAGCAGCAGACCCGCAGCCGTTTCATCTGCTCTTATTGCATGGGCCCTCACTGTTCTTGCCATGGG GTTTGCATGGAAGGAAATCGATATAGCAGGCCGAAATGCACGCTTG AGAACGATGGAGGCATTCACAATTATACTCTCTGCAACTCAACTTATATACGTAGCTGCCCTTTACGGTTGA
- the LOC139855511 gene encoding pentatricopeptide repeat-containing protein At5g46460, mitochondrial, translating to MFLNHVKQTTLAYSPISFDHSINQNQNKALSFTTKPSCPDVYSCTKSIQSYLRNNQFNDALKLFDEMPVRDSVTWNSIIKGCFDCGKLDIAYKLFEEMPERNVVSWTTMVNGFSVHRRIEVAEQLFMIMPLKDEAAWNSMIHGYFMNGRVDDAVRLFHEMPTRSVITWSSMISGLNQAGKSEKAILLFKQMLCCGVQACSVTYSSVITACANVQDLLLGVEIHGHVLKLGYLSDTYITAPLITFYAHCKQIDSCIKVFKEKLHTSVVVWTSLLTGYSLNEKHDKALEVFSEMFRIGVLPNQSSFTSVLNSCCELEDLDTGKAINGAAIKLGLETDVFVGNSLVVLYAKCGNISDALSVFNAIGNKNIVSWNSMIVGCAQHGYGMWGLVIFSRMIRYGVPPDDITYTGILSACSRSGMLDTGRCFFNFLFRYKPVKVNLEHYACMVDILGRSGKLNEAAEVIKSMPMEPNTSIWLSLLSACKMHPDLKLAERAAEAVFNIDPDCSAAYTLLSNVYAFNGRWNDVSRIRAVMKSRGILKEPGCSGPV from the coding sequence atgtttttaaatcatGTCAAGCAAACTACCCTTGCGTACTCTCCGATATCATTTGATCATTCCATAAACCAAAATCAGAACAAAGCTCTTAGCTTTACAACCAAACCTTCATGTCCAGATGTTTATTCATGCACAAAATCGATTCAaagttatttaagaaataatcagtTTAATGACGCCTTGAAACTGTTCGACGAAATGCCTGTTCGAGATTCAGTTACGTGGAATTCAATAATCAAAGGCTGTTTTGATTGTGGGAAGTTGGACATAGCCTATAAACTGTTTGAAGAAATGCCTGAACGAAATGTTGTCTCGTGGACAACAATGGTTAATGGATTTTCGGTACATAGACGAATTGAAGTCGCTGAACAGTTGTTTATGATAATGCCTTTGAAAGACGAAGCTGCTTGGAATTCGATGATTCATGGATATTTTATGAATGGAAGAGTGGATGATGCTGTTAGGTTGTTTCATGAGATGCCAACTAGGAGTGTAATTACTTGGAGTTCAATGATTAGTGGTCTTAATCAAGCTGGAAAGAGCGAAAAAGCAATACTTTTATTTAAACAGATGTTGTGTTGTGGTGTTCAGGCTTGTTCAGTTACATATTCATCTGTAATAACAGCTTGTGCTAATGTACAGGATTTGCTTTTAGGTGTTGAGATTCATGGACATGTATTGAAGCTAGGTTATCTCTCAGATACATATATTACAGCTCCCTTAATCACATTTTATGCACACTGTAAACAGATCGATAGTTGTATTAAAGTATTTAAGGAAAAGTTGCATACTTCGGTGGTAGTGTGGACATCGCTTTTAACTGGATATAGTTTAAATGAAAAACACGACAAGGCATTAGAGGTATTTTCTGAAATGTTTAGAATAGGTGTTCTTCCTAATCAATCTTCATTTACGAGTGTGTTAAATTCGTGTTGTGAATTGGAAGATTTAGATACAGGGAAAGCTATTAATGGAGCAGCTATTAAACTAGGGCTTGAAACTGATGTGTTTGTAGGTAATTCACTTGTTGTTTTGTATGCCAAATGTGGGAATATAAGTGACGCGCTGTCTGTATTTAATGCAATAGGAAATAAGAATATTGTTTCGTGGAACTCGATGATTGTTGGTTGTGCACAACATGGTTATGGTATGTGGGGTCTTGTAATTTTTAGCCGAATGATACGTTATGGGGTCCCGCCTGATGATATAACGTATACCGGGATACTATCTGCGTGTAGTCGTTCGGGAATGTTGGATACAGGAAGATGCTTTTTTAATTTCTTGTTTAGGTATAAACCTGTGAAGGTGAATCTTGAACATTATGCGTGTATGGTGGATATATTAGGGCGTAGTGGGAAGTTAAATGAAGCTGCTGAGGTAATTAAAAGTATGCCAATGGAACCAAATACGTCTATTTGGTTATCGTTGCTTAGTGCTTGTAAGATGCATCCAGATTTAAAGTTGGCTGAAAGAGCTGCAGAAGCCGTATTTAACATAGATCCGGACTGTAGTGCTGCGTATACGCTCTTATCGAACGTGTATGCTTTTAATGGTAGATGGAATGACGTATCAAGAATACGAGCAGTGATGAAAAGTAGAGGGATTTTGAAAGAACCAGGATGTAGTGGGCCAGTTTGA
- the LOC139854375 gene encoding uncharacterized protein: MSRDSYVRLCTHFRVKGWLKDSKHLSVEEKIAMFLMMLGHNQRYVLVKRLFQRSKQTIHKYFHEILATMLDFAKETIIPTSFDPNPNVPGYHRRLRRVFKGAVGALDGTLIHARVPAQMQHLYRERGKGDCYQNVLAICDFNMIFTFIVAGWEGVAHDSRVLSEALTNQDAPFPLPPPDKYYLCDAAYTHTRGFMAPYRNVRYWLGDFRQRRALNNKEKFNHRHAKLRNVIERSFGVLKARFAILTKMAPFDLVTQRNVTIACFALHNFIRKEGLSDELFAKYDQPNVQLDNDHVQHNGNEEVDDDDDDVQPHGTRADRQYMINLRDQIAEQLMQTRR; this comes from the exons ATGTCACGAGATTCGTATGTTCGACTTTGCACTCATTTTAGAGTAAAGGGATGGTTAAAGGATAGCAAGCATCTATCAGTTGAAGAGAAAATTGCTATGTTTTTAATGATGTTAGGTCACAATCAACGTTATGTACTCGTCAAACGTTTATTTCAACGCTCAAAGCAAACAATTCATAAGTATTTTCATGAAATATTGGCTACAATGTTGGATTTCGCAAAAGAGACTATAATACCAACATCTTTTGATCCCAATCCAAATGTTCCGGGATACCACAGGAGGTTACGTCGAGTTTTTAAG GGAGCGGTTGGTGCACTTGATGGGACTTTGATTCATGCTCGTGTTCCAGCTCAAATGCAACATTTGTATAGAGAAAGAGGAAAAGGAGATTGTTATCAAAATGTTTTAGCAATATGTGATTTCAACATGATATTTACGTTTATTGTTGCCGGATGGGAAGGAGTAGCACATGATTCCCGAGTATTATCTGAAGCTTTAACAAATCAAGATgcaccatttcctcttcctccgccAG atAAATATTACCTTTGTGATGCTGCGTATACACACACTCGTGGATTTATGGCACCATATCGTAACGTAAGGTATTGGCTTGGAGATTTTCGTCAAAGGCGTGCGTTAAACAACAAAGAAAAATTCAACCATAGACATGCGAAACTAAGAAATGTTATTGAACGTTCTTTTGGTGTTTTAAAAGCACGCTTTGCGATATTAACTAAAATGGCTCCTTTCGACTTAGTTACCCAAAGAAATGTTACAATTGCATGTTTTGCTCTTCATAATTTTATAAGAAAAGAGGGTTTAAGTGACGAGCTATTCGCAAAATATGACCAACCAAACGTGCAACTTGATAATGATCATGTACAACATAATGGGAATGAAGaggtggatgatgatgatgatgatgttcaaccACATGGAACTAGAGCGGATCGTCAATATATGATTAATTTGCGAGATCAAATTGCTGAACAACTTATGCAAACTAGGAGATGA